ATAAACAcagaaagtggatttttttttttcatgtttgtagaAGTCCTGATTTTTCCCAGTGGGGGCCTCACAGAGGGAATACATGTTCCCACACCTCTAAGTGCCTGTGGTTGCAGGGCTCTCCCTCCTGCTGGGCTGCCCCCCTTGCTGAAGGACACTCCCTGAATCGCTTGCTTCTATTCCCAGCAGAGTCATCATACTGACTTTCAAACCAGGGTCATCAGCTGAGCACTGGGATAAAGTTTGAAAAAGCATgaatatttgtgtaataaagAATACGGTGTTCATGtctgtgaggaggaagaaaatacctCTCTGCTGGGAAGTGAACAGTGCATTTAGGTAATCAAGGCAAGAGCAGTACAAGAAGTATGTGTTTAACATCTCAAAGGGAAGAATTAGGCAACAGTTTATATACTGCAGTAAAATCCACCCAAGGGCAGTGCATCtaccttaatttttaaaatacctgaggcttttcttttcatatgaTTAACtagtttttaaattcaaaagagGCTGTTTGCAATGTGATTGGGTACATTGTACCACAGGTCTTTACCTAAACTATATGCTTAAATTCTGGTATCTGTGTTTGTGTCCGGTCAAGTGGATAATCCTGTTTGTTAAGGACATCACCCTTGCTCTCTTGATACCACATAAAGTGCTGTGTAAACACCATTGCAGCAGCAGTCTgagtatttataaaaaatagcATGGCAAGCTTACTGCAAGGAATAAGATGTGTGCCCTTATGCAAAGATCCCAGGTTAGTTCCTGAGAAGAGGACCATTTTTGCCCTGGCCTTGATTGCCTGTGTGGTCTGTTGCAACATGCTAAAGGCTTTCTCTGAAAGGATCTTAAATTAAAGCCTGCAGCACTTCTCCTGTGCTTCACAGTCCTCAGCAGAGCCTCTGTGGGTGAACTAGAGAAGGGATGGGTGGAGTAGAGCAGGCACTGCAGGACCTGCTCTATTCTGACCTTTTGCAGGATTTCATGGAAGCAGAGGATACTGTTTGGGATGTTTTTGAGGATGTGCATAGCCACTTTGTTTCCACAGAGAGCTCAATTTCTCCTCAATGCTCTGGCAAACGGTCCAATAGCTGGACATACGTGTGTATGGTATACCACAAGGAAGGAGACTGCTGTACAGCTAAGATCTGCCAGTGCCTTGTAGGCAGCTTAAAAGGGAGACATTATTCTGCCGGGGTGTCTTGTCCCGACTTGCGAGTGGCAGTAAGCATCAACCACCTCCTCAGAGTATTGTGCATAATATAAATTGAGATTATGTCAGTGGCTGTCATCTTTCAGGGCTGTACAAGTAGCCTCTCCTCTCTGGGAGGAGAGGGTGGCTGGCTTGGTTTTCGGATCAAAGTTGGACATTAAGAACTAGGGAAGAGCAACCTGTTTCCAACCTTAGGGAAAGCTTAACGAAGTTCAGCCTAGGGAGAGACCTGTAGCCCAGCTGAGATGTCATTCCTGTCCCTTGTCATACACAGGAGAGGCCATCACACCTGCCAAACCTCTTTAATTAACGACAGACCAGAACTGTGGCAGCATCCTTGttgcagggaaaagaaagcatgCGTGCATGTGTAGGTGTGCACATGCAAGGAGTGTAAGGAAACCATCTCCCCCATACATATGCTAGATCAACTCTTATCCCCAGATCAATAGTATTTTATGAGACTGAAGAATTCACCTACAGTAGTGAAAGCAATGAACCCAGGCCAACCACAGTGCAGTCTTCTGCTATGATCCAGGTAGAACACCCCAGAAATAAGGAAATGCAGGTCCCACAGAGAAAGTGTGCAGTCTTTGCTCCAATTGCCACCCATCTGAACACTGGAATAAGCCACTGCCTCACTTGTGTCCCACCTCACCATCCCTGCTCAGCCCACGTGGTTCCAGGCTGTTATAGGATGGCAACATGGTCACTACAGCCTCAACAGTGAAGCGGTGTGGAGCACTGAGACCTGGCACCTCATCTTGGAAAGCAGTGTTATCATGACTGCTTGGAGGGGGTCCTGGTGGAGAGAGCTGCTGCCGGGAGCGGAACCAGCGTAAGGCCAAGATAAAGGTGATGGCGATGAAATCCAGAATCAGCTCTGCAAGCTCCATCACAGACAGGACAGAGGATCCGAACCAGAGACTCCACTGGTTCCCAAGCTGGGACAGCAGAGTCACTACCTGCAAGAGATGGAGAAAGGGCAATGAGGACAGCCCTCGTTCCAGCCTTTTGCCTCCTTGCCTGCTCCCACTAGCAGTGCCCCCGAGGCGCTGGGGGGGTTCCTTCCACCCTGCCacaggagaagagaggggatACAATGCTGCTGGAATGAACGCCTGCCAATGCAGAGAGACATTGTGGGGGAATGGGTGGCTAGAGAGGATGTGGCAGTAAAGTATGTACCGTGAAGGCTGGAGACTCCCCATTGGTCTTGTAGTTCCACTCCTCAAAAAAGATATTCACTTTGGCAACTCCGTTCCTGTAAATGAAAGATGGGGCTCAGTAACCCCAAATCCGCGATCCctgcatttctttaccaagctTGTCTTTGTCCCCCTCTGTCCCTCGTCCTCCTCCCATATATACTGCCCGAGGCTTTTTCCCATCTCCGCAGTTCCCTCATTATGCACTAAATACAATCTTTGGTACTTACAGTGCGCTTCTGAGACTGTGCTGTGAAACCCAATATTTGTGGCATCCTACGTCAGCTAAGTACAAGCTCCTGCGTGGCTCTCCTTCCCACTCTTCCACTAGCCCTTACTGTGACTCCAGGCCACACGGCAGCAGCCTGGGGCTTGCTATTTTCATACTAGCAGCTGACCCTTTTCAGACTCTTCACTTGGATTCCAAGTCCTTATTGAAGTCTCAGTTTATCTCTACTCTGACTCAAATCCACTGGCCTTGTCCATGGGTCCCATGCCTAGTCTCTTCCCATAAGTGATTTAATCTGAACTGTGACCCCCCCTGACACACACACTCCATGGGGATGGTTTTTGGTTCAGATGCAACCTCTGTTTAGGGGCTCTCACCTCTTGGATGTGATATTGTACTTGTTCTGTTGTGAAAGCATGTAAAAAACCCAGTCCTGAAATGAGAGTGCAATAAATTGCGTTACATGACCACAGTCACCTCCTGTACGTTTAGTACCAGTTGAGGAAGGACTAAACAGGAGTTtggagcagtgctggggagcCGGGAAACCCTTTCCTTACCTCTGAGACAGCAGAAGGCCAGCGGGAGTATCCAGCTGACAGCTGGTATTGTGTCATTCTGGAAGACAAGAGGCCATGTTAGCTGTTGAAGCTGTAGAAGCCACAAGGCCAGGTCTCAATTCCCAGGCACACCAGGAAACTCCCTCCCGTGCTGAAGTCCACCCACTTCCCACTGAGCTTCTTCACAGCCCTCAAGAGCTCACCCCCGCGCCAACACTGATGCTCTTCAGCCATTTCAGCTTCCTGATGGGAGAATTATCATTTCGGGTTGCAGCTCAGCTATTGACTCAAGCTTTTGCCCTGCTCGGTGAATGCTTTCCAACATGCCTAGGAATAATGAGTTCCCAGTCTATCTGACCAATGATCAAACTTACTTGCAAGGTTTCCGACATTTGTGGAAACAGCCCAGCACGTCAGCTTTGAATTCAGCCAGGAGTTTGTAATAGCAGTAGcctgagcagcagagaaagtAAATCCAGGTAAGCTCACAGTATCTGTGACAACGAGGGCAACCCAGAGAAGGTTTTCTTCCACATGCTCAGAGGAACTAACCATCCAAGACAAGAGTGTCTTTTGGATGTCCCGCACCAGGAAGCTTATTGAAGACAATAAGGAGATGTACTGGGACATGAGATGGACCAAACAGGTTCAGGTGTTTTGTAGTAAATAGTAAATAAGCTTTACTATTCCTCCCGTCCACTTACCCCAGGCCACGTGCTTTGTGTAGTCACAGTACTCTGCTCCAGCGGGTAAGGGATAGAAGTAATACGCACAGCCACAGCGCTCTACCATGTTGAGCTGAAAGCAGGAGCGAATGCAGACCTGGAAGCATGTGAGGTGGAAAAGGTTGAACAAGGGAACTAAACCCACTGCAGCCTGTTCCGCATCATACTAACAGTGCCCATGGACAAGCATGGCTGTTAAGGGGCTGAAACATTTGAGGAAAGTAGGGAAACAAGCTGGCACAGGATCAGTGCTAACGAGTTACCTGTTCGGTGTAGCGGGATGAGTACAGATTTTGCACTGGCACATCACTGCCATCCTCTGTGCAATCACTGTAACTGCCCCCAAGACGCACAGTCATCTCCTAGAATATCAAACAGTCATTACACAAAAGAACTGGCACTTTGCTGTCTTCCTTCTATGCTTCCATGCTGCTTGTCCATCAGTATCTGCTCTTTATGCTTTCCTCTGGAAGCCAGCTCCCCGTGCTTTCCTCCATTTCATTGTTCACTGATAAATTGCAATCAAATGCTTCTCCTGTAGTCCAATAagctcctcttcttcccctttcttcaCTCCATGTGATGAATCCTCTCCCTTAAACACATACTGAGTCCATGACAATCCATCTGTATGTATCTACTAAGTTAATCCTCCCCCCCTGAAGTTCATATCCCCCCTGCCAGCTCTTACCCCTGCTGCTTCCTCACCTTTCTCATGCTGATGGAGGTCTCAATACCCGGACGCACATTGAAACCCCCATCATCCATGAAGGCTGGCTCATTCTGATCGTGGACCATGACCCTGGCTCCTGTCACCGTGGACAACAGAGGGATGAAATCATTCTGTTCGGTGCGCACCACCAGAGAGAGACCTGAGGAAATGTCAGAGAGCAAGAGAGGTCACGGCTAGTCATCgtgcaggaaaggaaagacagcAGAAGGGTCAGGAGTGGTTCACTAATAgataaaggaagagaaacatcAACCAGGGCTGCACCAAAGCTGGGCACCAATGAAGGGTGGCTGGAGGGAGGCCAGAGACAAAGCTGGAGGCTCcaggagaggacagagaaaaCTGGATAACTTCAttagaaaaagcagaactgggAATGGAGAGAGATTTCATTGAGACATTCTGAGCCAGATGGAAGAAAGGCCTGAAGACTGGGCCTAGAGAGGTTTCAGGAGGTTTAGAAACACAAACAGGTTGGTTGCTGAAAATAGAAaagtggggaaggaggaggtcaAGACCAGGCTCTCAGGAGCACAGCACTGGAGCTCAGCTGGGGACTTCAGGAAGGGCCAGCACAGGTCCAGAGGAAGCAACGAACATAAGGATCAGGCACTGATGGGGGAGAGAGAGTTCAGTGGGGCAGCAGCAAGGGACAGCCATGTCCACGACACAGCCATCTCCACATCGGTGAAAACAGAGCTCGGGTGAGACAGAGCAGGGCTGCAATCTGCCACCACCAGCGAAAGCGCAGCAGGATGCCCGTAACTCCTCCCGCgaaagcaaagctgagctgTTCTCCTTACTCACCGAAGAGTGCCTCTCACCCACCGTTACTGATCCCAGGCAGCGAGGAGGtccacaggctgctgctgttgtcGTTAAAGGTATAGCAGTTCCCATACAAGGGATGGTGGAAGTGGGTGTAATTCCTGAGATGGGAACAGAAACATTCACGCGGGGTGAGAAGGGCTGCGAGACCAAGGGGAAGGGCTTTCTGAAAGGAACAACTGTGTTTTCcacctgcagggagaggggcttACAGCAGATGGGCGGTATTTGTTATGTAAACTCACTCTAACCGgggaaaagcaattaaaatgtgCTGTAAAAAACGTCCTGGAGCTGGACAGGTTTCTACACCAGTTTTTTCATACTGCTAACTCTTGAAAGATCAAATGGGTTTTAGCAGTACTAGCAATTATTGTATTATCTTCCTAATATTGACAAAACTCTTAGCTCTTCCTACCCCTTTTCATCCCTTGCTTGATGGGTTTCATTTCGCTGTCTCCTTGGGGCTTTTTGACCACAATGGCAGGAGAGAAGTGGGATATtgtttttactgtctttttgtAACaactctcttttcctcctcctgtacGTGGGCTGATACGTACTCTTCGCCACTGTAGAGACCAGAATAAAGAGACTTCTACACTGTACATCTGTACCCACGCTGGAGTTTGTACCAGTATAACTATTTCATTTGTGTGAAACccaggaaaaagagaaaccatCCTCTGAGGTCCATAGTTTAAGGTCACAGAAACTGTGACCCTGGTGAGCACAACCCCCAGGAAAGGCTCATGAGACATCATCTGAGACAACAGGAACTGAACAATGAACAATCCCACCTTGGGAAAGAGGTTCTCTAATGCGGGTTTCTTGAATTTCCCTCGGACCAAGCACAAAACAGGGGTGTTGTTAGGAAGACACGGTAGGATGTTTCCACCACTTACGCCTTGTCACATGTTGCTTCATTGAAGCGGCAAGCATAGATGAAATTCTCAAAGTCAGACTCATCCAGGGCTTTCGCATCAGGCATCTGTGCCAGGATATTGATATAGTGAAAGCTGTACCATTCCCGCACGGCATCCACCCCTGAGGAGTACGCCTGATGAAAACAGTCCTTGTTGTTTTCACTGCACTgttgagaagaagaaaaccagcCATGTCAGCGAAGTCTTGTCCAGGAGGCAAGGCTGTGGCTGTGGATTAGCTGTGCTCCCTCAGCACGGGCAGGAGATGAACCGGAGGGAGTGGATGAGCTCTGCAGGGCTCCTGCACTTGACCAAAAGGTGATCAGCaggatggagaaaagcaaacccagggcagctcctCAGTGGAAGGGAAACACCAGGTGAATGAGCAAGGCTGAATAAAACCCAGGAGGCAGCGAGTCACAGTGAGGAGTGCAGGGTGATCTGCTGCACGTAAATTCTACGTGGTATAAAACCAGAAGATTTAAATTCTTTCGTGGGGGAGCCCTTCCTTCAGGGTGTGTCCAGAAAAACGTTTGTGATCCTGTGGGAACTCTAGTTAACTGGTAAGCGATTAGACTCAGTCCTtcactgccttttaaaatgcaaacacagataCCCGAGGGCGAAAAAGCTGCTACCTGGGAGCAAATACGACCATGACCACAGTTCATGTGGCccacagccttccagtactttcCCCTTTGCTATTATTGAGCAACTTTGCGGTTGATGTTAATAAGTGGCTCCCCAAAGGCAACTGCAAGGCTGATGCAGCCTTTGGGAAGGACAAGGTTTCCCTGCCCTACCTAGGAAAAGAGGGGCACTGACGTGGACAAGTCTCCTGGGGCCCACATGAACAAGGACAGGACTTGGGGTGCAGGATTGCGTTGGGCAAAGTATTCAGCTCTACCTTTATCTGTCATTAGCAAAAGCCAGTGCAGATTAATCGGACTTCTACGCAGGGAAAGGCATGGCCAAGGGTCTAATAAGACAGAAGTAGCTAGGCAGAAACTAGAGTGGGTAGGACACAGGGTATCTAGGGATCTCACCAGAACAAAGCCAATTTTCCAGTCGTTCTTGTCCACTGAGGGACTGTTCTCTGGCAAGTTGACTAAGTTATCCCGCTTCTGCCTTCGCAGCGGATGGCGCCGCACATGATGGAGCAGGCTCCTTGAGCTACGCTTTCGCATGGACAGTGTGGACCAGTCGCTTCGTGCCAGAGACATGTTGTAGTCATAAAGGTCTAGCAGTGTCTGATGGGTGATTTGGTCCAGCTCATCCAGCTTCTTTCGGATGGCGCTGTATCTatatgggggtggggggagagaggagcCTGAAGGTTTAGGGATATATGCACATAAACAGCTTGAATAAGACATGCGACAAAGTTTCCTGGGGTGATTCAGGACATTGCTGCCACCAGCTGCAAATCCAACCCCTTGCTGGAGGCTACCATCCTTGTAAGAGAGGAGCAAACACATCTGCTTTTGCCCTGTGGCAGTTTACAGTGCAGCCTGCTAACATACACCACCAAGGGGAGCTGCCTAAACTGAGATGCCTTACGGCGAatgccctgcagcagcaaaggccTGTGAAAAGTGTCCTTGCCACCGGCGCTGCTACTGAAGGGGATGGTCAAGGACC
Above is a genomic segment from Nyctibius grandis isolate bNycGra1 chromosome 5, bNycGra1.pri, whole genome shotgun sequence containing:
- the SCNN1A gene encoding amiloride-sensitive sodium channel subunit alpha isoform X2, encoding MGKMPEGEKTRQCKQEEQQQKDEQQEGLIEFYSSYQELFQFFCSNTTIHGAIRLVCSKKNKMKTAFWSVLFFLTFGLMYWQFGILYREYFSYPVNLNLNLNSDRLTFPAVTLCTLNPYRYSAIRKKLDELDQITHQTLLDLYDYNMSLARSDWSTLSMRKRSSRSLLHHVRRHPLRRQKRDNLVNLPENSPSVDKNDWKIGFVLCSENNKDCFHQAYSSGVDAVREWYSFHYINILAQMPDAKALDESDFENFIYACRFNEATCDKANYTHFHHPLYGNCYTFNDNSSSLWTSSLPGISNGLSLVVRTEQNDFIPLLSTVTGARVMVHDQNEPAFMDDGGFNVRPGIETSISMRKEMTVRLGGSYSDCTEDGSDVPVQNLYSSRYTEQVCIRSCFQLNMVERCGCAYYFYPLPAGAEYCDYTKHVAWGYCYYKLLAEFKADVLGCFHKCRKPCKMTQYQLSAGYSRWPSAVSEDWVFYMLSQQNKYNITSKRNGVAKVNIFFEEWNYKTNGESPAFTVVTLLSQLGNQWSLWFGSSVLSVMELAELILDFIAITFILALRWFRSRQQLSPPGPPPSSHDNTAFQDEVPGLSAPHRFTVEAVVTMLPSYNSLEPRGLSRDGEVGHK
- the SCNN1A gene encoding amiloride-sensitive sodium channel subunit alpha isoform X1 translates to MGTAPRGESVKMGKMPEGEKTRQCKQEEQQQKDEQQEGLIEFYSSYQELFQFFCSNTTIHGAIRLVCSKKNKMKTAFWSVLFFLTFGLMYWQFGILYREYFSYPVNLNLNLNSDRLTFPAVTLCTLNPYRYSAIRKKLDELDQITHQTLLDLYDYNMSLARSDWSTLSMRKRSSRSLLHHVRRHPLRRQKRDNLVNLPENSPSVDKNDWKIGFVLCSENNKDCFHQAYSSGVDAVREWYSFHYINILAQMPDAKALDESDFENFIYACRFNEATCDKANYTHFHHPLYGNCYTFNDNSSSLWTSSLPGISNGLSLVVRTEQNDFIPLLSTVTGARVMVHDQNEPAFMDDGGFNVRPGIETSISMRKEMTVRLGGSYSDCTEDGSDVPVQNLYSSRYTEQVCIRSCFQLNMVERCGCAYYFYPLPAGAEYCDYTKHVAWGYCYYKLLAEFKADVLGCFHKCRKPCKMTQYQLSAGYSRWPSAVSEDWVFYMLSQQNKYNITSKRNGVAKVNIFFEEWNYKTNGESPAFTVVTLLSQLGNQWSLWFGSSVLSVMELAELILDFIAITFILALRWFRSRQQLSPPGPPPSSHDNTAFQDEVPGLSAPHRFTVEAVVTMLPSYNSLEPRGLSRDGEVGHK